The genome window AGCTTCATTGGTACTCTAAGAACAACTTTCACTTTCTAAGATTAGCTTAGTTTTGATAATAAAGCCCTTCTCTCAATAAAGAGAGGGGTTTTTTATTGAAGATTCAAGATCAATTTTCGCAAGTATATGGATTTAAAGGATATTTAGCTAGACAAGCATTTTTTTCTGAGGTAGATAAATTTTGAACATTTACATCTCTCCTGAGAATCATACCGTTATGAGCCATTAATAAACGGGGTAATTGACTATTATTAATAACCTGTAGGGTTTTCATATCATAGGTGGTATAAGTGGTTAAATCAGGATTATCAAAGTTTATATCTACAACAGTTAAATTTTTCATGGGCTGACTGTTTCCTGCTATTAATTGACGAGCACCCCCACCCAACACTCCAGCGTGTAACATTTGTAAATTTCTTTTGTGAGCTGGATAATAAGCGTGATGATGACCACTAATATAGGTGTGAACATCATTTAATTCCAAGAAATTTTGCAAAAATTCTGCTTCGTCTAATACTTCTCCCTCTCTATCTCTACCAGTAGCAACTCCATAAAGGGGTAAATGCCCGATCGCAATGCGCATTTTAGCCTGTTTAGCTACAGGAGATTGCAACGCTTCCCCTGCCCATGCCAATTGTTGAGACGAAATATTACGAAAGGAAGCATCCCACACCAAAAAGAAAATATCCTTTTCCATAAAGGTATAGTAAAAGGGAAAGTGAGTACGATCAATAAAATTGACCTTGGGATTATGATTTTGCCAATACTCTTTTGCTAAATCTCGATCTCTTTGATGAAAAAATCTGTTTTCCCGAGAACTAAAACTTCCTGAGCCATCGTGATTGCCTATGGTAAAACCAAAAGGTATATCTAAATCTCGCAGGGGTTTGGCAATTTGAGCATCAAAGCTATTCCACATCGCTTTTACTTCTGCATTGCTGAGAGAAGCCTTTTGCCCTGCAATCATATCTCCCCCAGATAAAACCACATCAGGACTCCAAAAGGGTACTAATTTTATGGCTTGATGTACTTCCTGTTCATATTCCGTAGAGCCATAGGCACTATTTAAATCACTGATCACTAATAGCCTTACATCTCCCCTAGGAGGTTGATAAATCTGTTGTTGAGATATTTCTGTGGGTGTATTAAAGGCATAACTACTTAATGACCATAAGCAGAAAGAGGCGATCGCCCATAGTAAAAATATATTTTTTTTCATAAAATTAATATCATCCTTAATTATCTACTCATCATACTCGGCTAATCATCAAGATAGAGGACATATTTAGTCTTTGGGATATATCTTCTCAGAAATTATCCATTGTTCATTGTTAACAGATCCATTACTATAGTCATAGGGTTAAATTAAACAAAACCCACTATATATTTATCTATTTATATTTAAACTAATTATCTAATTGTTATTAACTTACAAAAATGGGTCAACATCAGAGCATAGTCTCGGCAGAATGGCTCAAAGATAACCTAAACAATCCCGACATCAAAATTATTGACTGTCGCTTTCGTCTTCCAGACGCTAACTGGGGTTATCAACAATATAATCACAGCCATATTAAAAATGCCTATTATTTAGACTTAAATAATCACCTTTCTAATACAGTTACTGACCATGGGGGTAGGCATCCTTTACCCGATAATAAATTATTAGCCACCAAATTCGAGCAAATTGGCATTATTAAGAACAAGACAACCGTAGTTGTTTATGATGATTCTCGCTTTGCCTTCTGCGCTCGTCTATGGTGGTTATTACGTTTTTTAGGACATCATCAGGTTTTCATTCTCGATGGTGGTTGGCATCATTGGCAACAGCTTAACTTTCCAACGGATAACGTTATTCCTTCTGATGGTCAAGGTTCATTTATTCCTGAGCCAAACTTTGATTTAACTGTTGATATTCAGCAGGTAAAACAAGCTCAAACATCCCCCACCGTAGCAACCATTGATGCTCGTTCGGGCGATCGCCATTTAGGAAAAACAGAACCCATAGATCCCATTGCAGGAAGTATTCCTCATAGTCATAATGTTTTTTGGCAACAAAACAGCACCCCAGAAGGATTTTTACAATCCAAATTAGACTTAGAAACCATCTGGCAAGCATATCTAAAATATCCTGAAATAATCGCCTACTGCGGTTCAGGGGTGACTGCCTGTGTAAACATCTTTGCCCTAGAAACTATTGGTTATCATAACTGTAAATTATATGCAGGAGGATGGAGCGACTGGTGTTCCTATCTTCAAAAATCAGAAAATCTCATTTCTCATAATTGAGGTTAATTTTTATCAGGACCTTAATTAAAAATAGATTTTGAATAAATAAAATATTACTAATTTAATTATTATTTTTAGCAATATATATTGTTTCATTAACTTATTTATTACTTAGATCAAAAACTAAATTTATTTTATAAATAAAAAAATGTTGTACTTAATACAGTTCAAATATGAATAACTAAATTTAATAATAAAAAAAGTACCATGCCAAATATTTAATTGCAAATTTACAGCTTTAAGTTTGCTATGTCTTTTTGTACTCATTAATCTTAGAAACTTTTGTTATGAATACTAACTCGTACATAAAGCAAAAATATTATGTTATTAATAATAAAGTTTAACTTTTAAACTTTTATTTTATCCTATATTTTGCTTTTTCTAGTAGGACTAAAATTTTAAAAAATCAATAATGGTTTGCTTAATATGACTTGTCATCTTTTCTAATTTATGGGTCTAAATAAATTTAATTTGGATAGAAACTAATATATTTATCCACTCAAATTAGTAAGAAATATAACTATCATTATTTGTTAAGACTTAAATATCTATATTAAGAAACTGTAGAAGTTTATTTTTTTTAAATTATTTAAAACAGCTATAGAAATTATTATTTTAACTTTAAAAGGTTAAAAACTTTATTTATAAAAACAATTATTATGACTAATTTTAACTTCAATAACGGAAAGTATAGTATCAATGACTATACTAATTTAAATGGTGTTAATCAAAATAAAGATTCGGAAAACGAGTCAGATAATGATCCCGAATTGAAACTAGAAACCAATGAAAATCCTATTCTTAATCCTCGTCCTCAACTAATACCAAGACCTGAGTATAATCCAGAACCACAGGTAAATTCAACTACTATAATTGCTCCTAATTCAGAAATAAATAATACTAATCACTATAACTATGTAAATAACATAAATAACCATCGTTTACGAGATAGAATTTCTATATTTGTTGATGGTAATAATATGTTTTATGCTCAACAGAAAAATGGTTGGTTTTTTGACCCTCGTAAAGTCATTGACTATTTTTCTGAAGAATCGGGATTTATGTTAATCAATGCTTTTTGGTACACGGGTTTAAAGGATTCTCAAGATCAGCGGGGTTTTCGAGATGCTTTGATTAGCTTGGGTTATACCGTAAGAACAAAAATACTGAAGGAATATTATGATGATAGTTCTGGTCGATTTTCCCAAAAAGCTAACCTTGATATAGAAATTGTTGTCGATATGTTTAATACCGTTGACCAGTATGATCGAGTTGTTTTATTTAGCGGTGATGGTGACTTTGAAAGGGCGATTGAGCTTTTACGCTCCAAAAATACCCACATAACAGTGGTTTCCACAGAAGGCATGATTGCCAGAGAATTGCGTAATGCCACTGACCGCTATTTGGATTTAAATGAAATTCGTCCTTGCATTGAAAAACGAGATTTTTGAAAATTTGTCTAACTATTCATATATTTTTTTTTGGGGGCATGACATTTATCAGCCCCTTTTTTTGTAAAACACGAGTAATGTAAACTTTTGCTTTGAATATTACGCAAATGCTCTAAATGTTTGATATATCTACCCTAGAAGGTTTTTTATCCATTAAAATCACCTAATAATTGTAAAGAAATGTAACAATAATGCCGTTAAAATGGGATAACGCCTTGACAGTAAAAAAGAAAATAGTTAAAGTAATTCATATAGCACTTGGGCATATCAAATAAGCCAATATGCAAGAAAAGCAAAAAGTTACTCTCTATTTACCACCAAACCTACATCGACAGTTAAAAGTTAAAGCAGCTATCGACACTGACTCTATGTCAGCATTAGTTGAGAAGGCAGTTAGCTTTTATCTAAAACATCCTGAAACAGTGGAAGAGGTCGAAGCAGGTTATGGTAAGACTCACCAAATCCATGTATGTCCAGAATGTGACACTCCCATGTTGATGCGTGATGGTGAAATGGTCTCGTTGAAAAATCAACCCACTGTTGTGGATGAGGAATTTCCTCTAGTCGGCGATGGTGTACAGTTAGAAGATTCATCTGACCAAGAAGAGTTAATTCCCTGTTAGGACACTTGAGTACACTGAGAAACTAATATCGAGGTTCGGCATCATGAAAGAAGAGTTAAACATTCTCATCAAAGCTCAATATCCTTTGATTTATTTGGTTACTTCTGAAGAAGAAAGAGCCGAAAGTGCGATCGCCCGTATCGCTAAAGATCAAGAAACAAAAGAGCAAAAAAGCCGAGTCTTTGTGTGGACAGTGACTCACGGCATTGTAGAATGCAATAGCCAAGGTCGTCAGGGAGTACAACACAACACAGTTTCACCAGAAGCTGCCATTGAATGGGTAGTCAGACAAAAAGACGATGGGGTTTATATATTCAAAGATTTACATCCCTACCTGGACTCTCCCCCTGTCACTCGATGGTTGAGGGATGCTATCTATAGCTTTAAAGGCACAAACAAAGCAATAATTTTGATGTCGCCTTATCACAAAATACCCATCGAACTCGAAAAAGACGTTGTTGTATTGGATTTTCCTTTACCCCAATCCTCAGAGTTAGAAGCAGTATTAGAAAAAGCATTACAGCAATCTCGCCAGAAAAAACTTCTTCCCCAAGTCAAAGAAAAATTGCTCCGTGCAGCCCTTGGCTTAACCATCGATGAAGCTCAAAAAGTTTATCGGAAAGCTCAAGTAAAAGCGGGACAACTCACCGAAGACGAAGTAGAAATCGTCCTCTCCGAGAAAAAGCAACTAATCCGTCGTAACGGAATCCTTGACTATGTAGAAGAAGACAAGACCATTGAGGCAGTGGGGGGGCTAGAAGAGCTAAAACATTGGTTAACCCAGCGTTCCGATGCCTTCAGCGACAGAGCCAGAGAGTATGGACTTCCTCAACCCAAAGGGATGCTTATTTTGGGCGTACCTGGTTGTGGTAAATCCTTGATTGCCAAAACAACCTCCAGATTATGGGGCTTACCCCTTCTCAGGTTAGACATGGGCAGAGTTTATGATGGTTCTACCGTAGGCAAATCAGAAGCAAATCTTCGTAATGCCCTCAAAACCGCTGAATCAATATCTCCCGCAATTCTCTTTATCGATGAACTAGATAAAGCTTTTGCTGGTAGTGGTGGTTCCGCTGATTCCGATGGTGGCACATCCAGTCGTATCTTTGGTTCATTTTTAACTTGGATGCAGGAGAAAACGTCCCCAGTATTTGTCATGGCAACTGCTAACCGCATAGAAAGATTACCCAGTGAGTTTTTACGTAAAGGTAGATTTGACGAGATCTTTTTTGTTGACTTGCCCAACGCCCAAGAACGACAAGCTATATATAAGATACATTTAACCAACCGTAGAAACGACATCGAAAGATTTGATCTCGGGCAACTAGCAAATGTATCAGAAGGTTTTTCTGGAGCCGAGATAGAACAGGCGATAATCGCTGCGATGTATGAGGCTTTCGCCCAAGAGCGGGAGTTTACCCAGTTAGACATCATTGCATCCATCAAATCCACCCTGCCTCTGTCCCGCACCATGACTGAACAGGTAACAGCACTACGAGACTGGGCTAGAAAAAGAGCCAGACCTGCTTCAGCTTCCGTCGCTGAGTATCAGCGTATGGAATTTTAAAGGCTTTCATCGGATGGGGGAGGAGTAGTCCCCCGCACTTCCGGGAAAGGCTAGTAATCCACTAGCAGTTTTAACAAAAGCACTCAAAGTGCATATCTTATCACATTTTTAAACAGTTGTCTTTAATCTCTTAGGAGGAAATATCCATGTCTCATTTTAGCACCCTACGCACCAAAATCTCTTCTGCTGAAATTCTCACCAGCTCTTTGCGGGATCTTGGCATCAACGTAAAAACTGATGCTGATGTACGTGGCTATAATGGCCAACGTCTCCGTGCCGACATTGTAGCCGTATTAGAAGGCGAGTATGATTTAGGTTGGTCTCGTAATGCTGATGGTAGTTTCGACTTGATTGCAGATCTTTGGGGCGTTGCTAAAAAACACAACCAAACTGAGTTAATTAACTCTATTAACCAAAAATATGCCGTGAATAAAACCCTTGAAGAGGTTAAACAACGTGGTTTACAGAATGCTAATGTGAAGTTAGTTCTTCAGTAATCCTCAACAATTTACCTAATAAAGTGTATTCTCAATCATTTGAGCTAGTTGGAATCTATCCAACTGGCTTTTTTTGTGAGAGCAGGTGCTATGATTGCAATGTTTATTTTCTCGGATTGATAATGTTGCAAATCAAAAATTTAACTAAGTTTTTCGGCAAAAGAGCGGTTTTACAAGATTTAAACCTCAATATTGAAAAAGGAGAGATATACGGTTTATTGGGAGCCAATGGTGCGGGAAAAACTACTACGATAAATATTATTTGTGGCTTGTTAAATTATGATGATGGCTTAGTAAACATTAATGGTGAAAATTTATCGGTAAGGAGTAAGTATTTGTTAGGGGTTGCTCCCCAAGAAAATTTATTATACCCGAGCCTTAGTTGTGCTGAAAACCTCTCTTTTTTTGGCAAGATTTATGGCTTAAAAGGTAGTAAGTTAAAATCGGCAATTTATGGCAGTTTACAGGGGGTAAATTTATTAGAAAGAAAGGATAGCCCTGTGGATACCCTTAGTGGGGGTATGCAAAGAAGGTTAAATATCGCTGTGGCTTTGATTCATAACCCTAAGTTGTTAATTTTGGATGAGCCGACGACGGGATTAGATATTGAGGCAAGGTACGAGGTTTGGCAACTTATTACCAGTTTAAAGGAGCAGGGTATGACTATTCTTTTAACTACTCACTTATTGGATGAAGCTCAAAAACTGTGCGATCGCATCGGGATCATCAAAAACGGTGAAATCATTGCGGAGGGAACATTAAAAGAGCTAAGGAAAAAAGTCCCAGCCCAAGAAATTATTATTATTAAAACTGATGAGGAAGAAAAAGCCATCCTCAAAGCTCAAGAAAAGGGTTTTGAACATCGTTATTATGGAGGAGATTTAGCTTTTCTATTACCTACCATCTTACCTTTGGAAGAATTAATAAAATATTTTGATCACATAAATCTAACTTCTATTACTCGTCAACCTGTCAATCTTGATCATATTTATCTCGAAGTTACTCAAAATATTGAATAGGGATAAAAATCTAGGGGCGATCGCCTTTACTAATAAATAATACAATTAAATTAAAAAGCATCTATTCATGTCATTAACAACCATAAAACTTCAACCCCTAACTGAACAACATTTATCAGAAGTTATCAAATTAGACCAACTTTGCTTCGGTGGATTGTGGAGTTTAGACGGTTATAAAAAAGAAATAGAAAGCCCCAATAGTACCCTATTGATTATTACCACGGATATAAAAAATGAAGAAAGAATAATCGGTTTAGGCTGTTTTTGGGCAATTGTAGAGGAAGCCCATGTGACCATTTTAGCCATTCATCCTGATTTTCAAAGACAGGGATTAGGCAAAATGTTATTAGAAGAATTACTAAAACAAGCAAAAGAAAAAGGGTTAGAAAGAGCAACCCTCGAAGTTAGTGAACACAATCAAAGTGCGATCGCACTATATGAAAAATTTGGTTTCGCCCTAGCAGGAAGACGTAAAAAATACTATCAAGCTACTGGGGCAGATGCCCTAATTTTTTGGAAGAAATTAACCTAACACTTAATACCCACAAACTAACCTTCCACGTTGATAAAGGGTAATAAAGCCAACAAACGAGCTTTTTTAACTTCTCTGGTTAATTCTCTTTGTTGATGGGCAGTTAAACCAGTAATACGGCGAGGCAACATTTTGCCTCTTTCAGTTACAAACTTGTGTAACAACTCTAAATCTTTATAGTCAATTTCTTGACTGGTGGGAATGGGAGATAGTCTTTTACGAAAATAAGCCATAATCTAATTTTTTAATACTTACTATTTACTTATGGAAAATACAAATTCAGAAACTAAATTATTTAATTTCTTTGTGGATAGTGTGCTTGTTGCAGTGAGTACAGAATTTTTTAAGTTCCATTCTGCCAGTGGTGTTACGTCTGTTTTTCATAGTGGTGTAACGAGACACACCTTTAGAGCGTTTGTCAGAATTTGTACGACACTCTGTACACTCTATGGTAATGATAATGCGAACGCCTTTTTTACTTGCCATGGTTTTAGCTGATAGTTACTATAACAGTAATTTTATACACAATCTACTATTATCTTATATACCTGACTCTTTTGACAAGGGGGTAAATAATTGACAGTGGATAATCGATAATTGATGATTAGAATTCCCAAGAAGTCGAGATGCTCTACCCTTATAACTCAACTTTTTCATAAGTCTGTAACTATATAATGGTATGTAACAAAGTCAGTTAAAGTAATCTATGTCACCAACACTCTTGATTTCCAAAGAAATACCTAACCTATCATATCAGCCCAAGGGCGATCGCTTCGACATTTCATGGCAGCAACCTCTATCAACCCTTTTAGGAATGGGAAGAGCCGCAGGAGCAGACTTTGTAGAATTTTTCCTTGAAAAATCAAACTACATCAACTGTTTAGCCGAAGACGATACCATCACCAGTATCACCCCCAGACTAGCCAAAGGGGCAGGGGTAAGAGTATTTAAAGGAAAAGCAGACTGTTACGTTAGTACCAATGATTTAACCTTCAACGGTTTAAAACAAGCCTTAGAGAAAGCCCTCTCCATCTTAGGATTAACTATTCCCCAAGGTTCTGCTTTTATTCCCGAAATTAACCTCGAACTATTCCGAGACTATGCCACTCTCAAAAATAAAGATATGTGGTTAAGTCAGTGCAGTAATATGCAGGAAATGGGGGATGTATTATTAAGTGCTAATCAATTTATTGAAAAAAAAGCATCTAAAGTGCGATCTCGCCGTGCAGCCTACTTCCGAGACTGGCAAGAAGTATTAGTCGCCTCCACCGATGGCACCTTCGCCCGAGACATCAGACTAACCCAATCCGTCGGCTATAACCTCCTGTGCGCCGACGGACAAAATCGCTCCTCCATTGGTAAAAGAGACGGAGACACCAGCAACCCCGACTTCCTACGCCAATGGAACTATCAAAATGTAGCAGAGGAAGTAGCCGAATCCGCAGGAAAAATGCTCTATGCCGACTACGTCGAATCTGGACAATATCCCATCATCATGGCAAACCAATTCGGCGGAGTAATCTTCCATGAAGCCTGTGGACACCTCCTCGAAACCACCCAAATCGAAAGAAAAAGTACTCCCTTTATTGACAAAAAAGGAGAAAAAATCGCCCACGAAAATCTCACTGCTTGGGACGAAGGACTATCGGACAAAGCCTTCGGTACCATCGACATGGATGACGAAGGAATGCCCCCCCAACGCACCCTCCTCATCGAAAACGGCATCCTCAAAAACTTTATCGCAGATAGAGCCGGTTCCATTCGCACAGGACATCCTCGCACAGGTAGCGGCAGAAGAAGTAACTACAGCTACGCCGCCGCCTCCCGAATGCGCAACACCTACATCGCCCCAGGAGAATACACCCTAGATAATATCTTCTCCTCCATAGATAAAGGAATTTATTGTAAAAAAATGGGCGGAGGCAGTGTCGGGCCTACTGGAGAATTTAACTTCGGTGTTGACGAAGCCTACCTCGTAGAAAACGGCAAAATCACCAAACCCCTAAAAGGGGCAACCCTCATCGGAGAAGCCAAAGAAATCATGAAAAAAATCTCCATGTCATCCCAAGACTTAGCATTAGCAGCAGGATTCTGCGGCTCAGTAAGCGGTAGCATTTATGTCACCGTAGGACAACCCCATATAAAAGTTGACTCCATCACCGTAGGTGGAAGATAGACTTCAGTTTAAAATATGCGTATAGTATTTACCCCCTTACTAAAGAATAAGAAAGGGGGGCTAGGGGGAATGTCCTGATAGTTTAGCCCCCCAAATCCACAAAATTTGAGAAAGTTGCAACTCTTAACGACACCATGAGCCTTAACAAACTAAAAACAAAAATCATCCCATGGTTATTCCTTAGCCCGGCCCTAATTCTTCTCACCATCTTTCTCTTTATACCCATTCTTTATCTTATTTACCTCAGCTTTACCAACGGAAGCCTCACCGCCACAAAATGGATAGGTCTAAACAATTACAAAAGACTAATAATAGATTCCGATTTTACACAAATTATAATTAACACTATTTACTTTTCCGTCACTAGTATCATTCCCAGTATCCTCATCCCCTTATTGTTAGCAGTTCTTCTCAACCAAAAAATAATCCTCAGAAGTTTTTTTCGTACCAGCTATTTTATCCCCTCCATAACCTCCCTTGTTGCCATGGGCTTAGGGTTTCGTTGGCTATTTCAAAACAATGGACCTGTTAATCAACTACTTCAACAAATAAATCTAACCCCTATTCCTTGGCTAAATAGTCCCCTTTGGGCAATGCCTGTTGTTATTCTATTTAGTACATGGCGACAAATTGGCTTCAACCTTGTTGTATTTTTAGCAGGATTACAAGCAATTCCCAAATCTCGCTATGAAGCCGCAGAATTAGACGGAGCAGATTCATGGGCAAAGTTTCTATACATAACCCTGCCCGGTTTAAAACCTACCCTAATTTTTTGTAGCATCACCACCGCCATATTTACTTTTCGCTCTTTTGAACAAATATACGTAATGACCAATGGGGGGCCTGCCAACAGCACTAATATTCTTGCTTACTACATATACCAAGAAGCATTCCGCCAATTTAACTTCGGTTACGCTGCTGCGGCTACCAGTATCTTATTACTAATAGCTTTTTTTTTGGTGTATATTCAAATCCTCATCACCAAAGAATAATCTCTCATACAAATAACTCCATTTAAAAGAAAGTCAAAACGGAAACCTGTCGCTTGTTGAGAAGGTTAAAACACAAAAGCCAAGACAAAAAAGGAGCAATCAAAAGAAAAAAGAAAAAAGATTGAAGGTCAAAAGCCTTATTGTGTAGTGATTGAGACAGAAGATTGAAAAAAGATGGTAGAAAAAGTTGCCATTTTAGAAAAGGTTAGTTATATTAGTATATGTGCGATTGAGGGCAACACGCCTTCCTGACACACCACGAACCTCGACAATTCAATAGTTTGAAAGCCATTTTTCAAGTATTACATATATCCTTGTCAAAATAACTTTATTTAAAAAACAAAAGTCTTAAACCTCGGTTTAAGCATTGCCAAGAAAGAGCAAGTAAAACTACTTCAAATCAAAAAGGAGTAAATCGCTTTAAAGTGATGGAAACTTTACAATGGAGAGTTTGATCCTGGCTCAGGATGAACGCTGGCGGTATGCCTAACACATGCAAGTCGAACGGTCACCTTCGGGTGATAGTGGCGGACGGGTGAGTAACACGTGAGAATCTGCCCTTAGGTCGGGGACAACAGTTGGAAACGACTGCTAATACCGGATGAGCTGAAAAGTAAAAGATTTATCGCCTAGGGAAGAGCTCGCGGCTGATTAGCTAGTTGGTGGGGTAAAAGCCTACCAAGGCAACGATCAGTAGCTGGTCTGAGAGGATGAGCAGCCACACTGGGACTGAGACACGGCCCAGACTCCTACGGGAGGCAGCAGTGGGGAATTTTCCGCAATGGGCGAAAGCCTGACGGAGCAATACCGCGTGAGGGAGGAAGGCTCTTGGGTTGTAAACCTCAAAACTTAGGGAAGAAGAAAGTGACGGTACCTAATATAAGCATCGGCTAACTCCGTGCCAGCAGCCGCGGTAATACGGAGGATGCAAGCGTTATCCGGAATCATTGGGCGTAAAGAGTCCGTAGGTGGCACTTCAAGTCCGCATTTAAAGACCGAGGCTCAACCTCGGGCAGGGTGTGGAAACTGAAGAGCTAGAGTACAGGAGGGGTAGAGGGAATTCCTAGTGTAGCGGTGAAATGCGTAGAGATTAGGAAGAACACCAGTGGCGAAGGCGCTCTACTGGACATGTACTGACACTGAGGGACGAAAGCTAGGGTAGCGAAAGGGATTAGATACCCCTGTAGTCTTAGCGGTAAACGATGGATACTAAGTGTAGCGGGTATAAACTCCTGCTGTGCTGAAGCAAACGCGTTAAGTATCCCGCCTGGGGAGTACGCACGCAAGTGTGAAACTCAAAGGAATTGACGGGGACCCGCACAAGCGGTGGAGTATGTGGTTTAATTCGATGCAACGCGAAGAACCTTACCAAGACTTGACATCCGATGAATCTTGATGAAAGTTAAGAGTGCCTTAGGGAACATCGTGACAGGTGGTGCATGGCTGTCGTCAGCTCGTGTCGTGAGATGTTGGGTTAAGTCCCGCAACGAGCGCAACCCTCGTCCTTAGTTGCCAGCATTAAGTTGGGGACTCTAGGGAGACCGCCGGGGAGAACTCGGAGGAAGGTGGGGATGACGTCAAGTCAGCATGCCCCTTACGTCTTGGGCTACACACGTACTACAATGGTTAGGACAAAGGGATGCGAAACCGCAAGGTGAAGCGAAACCCATCAAACCTAGCCCCAGTTCAGATCGTCGGCTGAAACTCGCCGGCGTGAAGGAGGAATCGCTAGTAATCGCAGGTCAGCATACTGCGGTGAATCCGTTCCCGGGTCTTGTACACACCGCCCGTCACACCATGGAAGTTGGTAACATCCGAAGTCGTTACTCCAACCCTTATGGGGGGAGGACGCCGAAGGTGGGACTAGTGACTGGGGTGAAGTCGTAACAAGGTAGCCGTACCGGAAGGTGTGGCTGGATCACCTCCTTATAAGGGAGACCATGTATAGTGGTCAGCAAGGAATGTGATGAAAAATGGTACTTCAAACTAGAGATTGGGTTCATGGGCTATTAGCTCAGGTGGTTAGAGCGCACCCCTGATAAGGGTGAGGTCCCTGGTTCAAGTCCAGGATGGCCCATAGGTGGGGGTATAGCTCAGTTGGTAGAGCGCCTGCTTTGCAAGCAGGATGTCAGCGGTTCGAGTCCGCTTATCTCCAGTGAGAAAACTTAGCACTGTTCGATGGAACAAATGCTGAGGAAAAAGTCTCAGTAAGAACCTTGAAAACTGCATAGAAAAAAAAGTAAGTAGGAAGTCTGTATTAAACAGATAATTAGGTCAAGCAATCAAGGGCTAATGGTGGATACCTAGGCACACGAAGGCGAAGAAGGACGTAGCAACCTGCGAAAAGTCTCGGGGAGTTGGAAGCAAACATTGAGCCGAGAATGTCCGAATGGGGCAACCCTAAAAACACACCTATAAAAAGGTGATGAGCGAACCCGGTGAACTGAAACATCTTAGTAGCCGGAGGAAGAGAAAACAAAAGTGATTCCCTTAGTAGCGGCGAGCGAAGCGGGAGAAGCCTAAACCAGTGTTTACGAATACTGGGGTAGTGGGACATCGATATCAAGAGTGGACGTTAGACGAACTAGCTGAAAACTAGACCAAAGAAGGTGAAAGTCCTGTAGTCGAAAACAGAAGTAATTGTAGGTGAA of Cyanobacterium sp. HL-69 contains these proteins:
- a CDS encoding ABC-type multiple sugar uptake system permease component, which encodes MSLNKLKTKIIPWLFLSPALILLTIFLFIPILYLIYLSFTNGSLTATKWIGLNNYKRLIIDSDFTQIIINTIYFSVTSIIPSILIPLLLAVLLNQKIILRSFFRTSYFIPSITSLVAMGLGFRWLFQNNGPVNQLLQQINLTPIPWLNSPLWAMPVVILFSTWRQIGFNLVVFLAGLQAIPKSRYEAAELDGADSWAKFLYITLPGLKPTLIFCSITTAIFTFRSFEQIYVMTNGGPANSTNILAYYIYQEAFRQFNFGYAAAATSILLLIAFFLVYIQILITKE